The Ramlibacter sp. PS4R-6 nucleotide sequence AACCGTCTTCCCGTGTCTCGATGAAGCCACGGTCTTCCAGGTCCTTCATGACGCGGCTGACCATTTCGCGCGACGCGCCGACCATCTTGGCGATGTCCTGGCGGGAAATGCGCTCGCGGATCGTCGGCTGGCCGTCCTTGTCGGGCGACGCGAACTCCAGCAGGGCGCGGGCGACGCGGCCGTACACGTCCATCAGCGCCAGCGATTCGATCTTGCGGTCGGCCTGGCGCAGGCGCTGCACCAGCCCCTTCATGATCGCGTAGGCCATCGAGCTGTTCTCGGGCAGGCAGCGCGCGAACTCCGCGCGGCCCAGGGCCAGCATGTCCGTCTGCACCTCGGCGCGCACGGTGGCCGAATGGGGCTCGTTGTCGATGAGGCTCATCTCGCCGATGTAGTCGCCGGGGTTGAGCGTGGCCAGGATGACCTCGCGGCCGCGCTTGTCGGAGGTGACCACGCGCACCCGGCCGGTGAGGATGATGAAGAGCGTGTTGGACTTCTCGCCCTGCTCGACGATGATCTCGCCGCGCTTGAAGCGGCGCTTGACGACTGCATCCGCGACCGCTTCCGCCTGGTTCGCTGTCAGCAAGGCGAACAGCGGGACCCGGCGAATCAGTTCCAGATTGGACAGCATCGACATCTCAAGACATCCCTTCTGCGAGGACTACTGATGGCTTCTTACAATCGCAGCGATTGAAACGTGCAAGGCGCTCCGCCCGACTGCGGGGTTGATACTTGCAACGGCGGCCCGACTTTACACGGTCCGTGCTGTTTATCACACAGGTTTTTCACGATGCCAAGCACCCAACACGCCAAAGTCCTGATCCTCGGTTCCGGCCCCGCCGGCTACACCGCGGCGGTCTACGCTGCGCGCGCCAACCTCAGCCCGATGCTCGTCACCGGCATCGCCCAGGGCGGCCAACTCATGACGACCACCGACGTCGACAACTGGCCCGCGGACGCGATGGGCGTGCAGGGCCCCGAGCTGATGCAGCGCTTCCTCGAACACGCCGAGCGCTTCAAGACGCAGATCGTCTTCGACCACATCAACGCGGTCGATTTCTCGAAGCGCCCGTTCACCCTCAAGGGCGACAGCGGGGAATACACCTGCGACTCCCTCATCATCGCGACCGGCGCATCGGCCAAGTACCTCGGCCTGCCTTCGGAACAAGCCTTCATGGGCAAGGGCGTGTCCGGCTGCGCCACCTGCGACGGCTTCTTCTACCGCGGCCAGGTCACCTGCGTGATCGGCGGCGGCAACACCGCCGTCGAAGAGGCGCTGTACCTGTCGAACATCGCGAGCAAGGTGTACCTCGTGCACCGGCGCGACAAGTTCCGCGCCGAGCCGATCCTCATCGACAAGGTGATGGACAAGGTCAAGGAAGGCAAGATCGAGCTCAAGCTCTTCAAGACGCTCGACGAGGTGCTGGGCGACAAGACCGGCGTGACCGGCATCCGGCTGAAGGACGCGAACACGGGCACCACCGAGGACCTGCAGCTGCAAGGCTGCTTCATCGCCATCGGCCACTCGCCCAACACCGACATCTTCAAGGGCCAGCTGGAGATGAAGGACGGCTACATCATCACGAAGTCCGGCCTTTCGGGCATGGCGACGATGACCAGCGTGCCGGGCGTCTTCGCCGCGGGCGACGTGCAGGACCATGTGTACCGCCAGGCCATCACCAGCGCGGGGACGGGCTGCATGGCCGCCCTGGACGCCCAGCGGTTCCTGGAACAGCAGGGCTGAGCCCGGCTTGCTATAATCGCGGGCTCGGCCGGATTCAACCCGGCCTTCATGGGTTACCGCCACCCTTCCTGGCGAGGTGAGGCTTCCCGGTCACGGGCGGCCGTTGAAAAGAAAGCAGAGTGCTTCATGGCACGCGTATGTGAAGTGACGGGCAAGGGCCCGATGGTGGGGAACAACGTCTCCCACGCCAACAACAAGACCAAGCGCCGGTTCCTGCCGAACCTGCAATACCGCCGTTTCTGGGTCGAGACCGAAAACCGCTGGGTTCGCCTGCGTGTTTCGAGCGCCGCGCTGCGCCTCATCGACAAGAACGGCATCGACAGCGTGCTGGCGGACATGCGTGCCCGCGGCCAGGCCTAAAGGAGCACCGACATGGCAAGCAAAGGCGGACGCGAGAAGATCAAGCTGGAGTCCACGGCGGGCACCGGCCATTTCTACACGACGAGCAAGAACAAAAAGACGATGCCCGAGAAGATGTCGATCATGAAGTTCGACCCGAAGGCCCGCAAGCACGTCGAGTACAAAGAGACCAAGCTGAAGTGACACGGCGATAGCCGTGTCATCCCGGCGCAGGCCGGGATCCAGAAAAAAGCCCCGCATCGCGGGGCTTTTTCTTTGTGCCAGCTCTCGTCAGGCGTGCGCCATGCGCAGCTTCATCGAGAACTGCTGCAGGTGCGACACGCCGCTGTCCTCGGCGCGGCGGCACCAGGCCTGCAGGTCGACGGCCAGCTGCTCGCGCGACTGCGAGGTGTTCAGCCACATCTGGCGCAGCTCTTCGCGCATGGCGAGCATCTTGTCCAGCGCCGGGTGGGCGGCGCGGGCCTGCTGGATCTGCGGGCGGGCCGAGGCCGGCACGCGGTCCTCGTCGCGGTGCATCCAGCGCCGGACCGACTTGAGCCCGGAGGAATCGGCACGCCTGGCCTTCAGCGCGGCGATCTCGGCCTTGCACGCACGCTTCATTTCGCGGGCATAGGCGGCCATCACCTCGTAGCGGTTGGCGATCAGGGCCTCGAGCGTCTTCTCGTCGGCCACCGGCTTGATCTCTCCCAGCTGCAGCTTCGGCGGCACCTTCTTGACCTTGGCCCAGCCGAGCTTTTCCATCGCGCGGATGTAGACCCAGCCCAGGTCGAACTCGTAGCTCTTGACCGAGAACTTGGCGCTCGTCGGGTAGGTGTGGTGGTTGTTGTGCAGCTCCTCGCCGCCGATCAGGATGCCCCAGGGCGAGATGTTCGTGGACGCGTCCGGCGCCTCGAAGTTGCGGTAGCCCCAGTAGTGGCCGATGCCGTTGATGACGCCGGCGGCCGTGATCGGGATCCACAGCATCTGCACGGCCCACACGGCCGCGCCGACGCCGCCGAACAGCGCCAGGTCCAGCAGCAGCATCAGGCCCACGCCCTGCCAGCTGTAGCGCGAGTACAGGTTGCGCTCGAGCCAGTCGTTGGGGGTGCCGTGGCCGAACTTGGCCATGGTCTCGGGGTTCTTGGCCTCGTCGCGGTACAGCTCGGCGCCGCGCCACAGCACGGTTTCGATGCCGCGCGTCTGCGGGCTGTGGGGGTCTTCCTCCGTCTCGCACTTGGCGTGGTGCTTGCGGTGGATGGAGACCCACTCCTTGGTCACCATGCCGGTGCCCAGCCAGAGCCAGAAGCGGAAGAAATGCGACGGGATGGGCCCGAGGTCCATCGCGCGGTGCGCCTGCGCACGGTGCAGGAAGATCGTCACGGCGGCGATCGTGATGTGCGTGGTGGCCAGCGTGTACAGCACGACCTGCCACCAAGTCAGGTTCCACAGGCCATTGCCGAGCCAGTCGATCGCGGCGGCCAGGACAGGCCAGTCGGGAAGCATCAAGGGTGTCTCTCTTTGTCGGTATTGCAAGCGCCGGGCAGCGCTCAGCCGGTCATTTTAAGCCGGGGGGTCCATTTGCAAGCCCTATTTCGCGGGCAGGTAATCAAATGGTTGTCGCTCGTCAATTTTTCACCCAGAGGGCGGCGAAGAACCCGTCCGTGCCACGGGTGTGCGGCCAAAGCCGTAAATATTGCTGGCCATCCCCACCGCCCGAAGTGAGCGACGACCCCTGCGCGACCTTCAGATTGGACAGGACTTCGCCTGCCGCGAGTGGGCTGAACTCCCTATTTGCCCCGGTGAAGGCCTCGGCGATGGCCTCGTTTTCCTGCGGCAGGACGCTGCAGGTGGCATAGAGCAGGCGGCCGCCCGGCTTGAGCAGGCGGGCGGCGCTTTGCAGGATCGCGGCCTGTTTCACCGTCATCTCCTCCACCGACTGGGGCGACTGGCGCCATTTCAGGTCGGGATTGCGGCGCAGCGTGCCCAGCCCCGAGCACGGGGCATCCACGATGACGCGGTCAATCTTCCCGGCCAGGCGCTTGACGCGCTCGTCGCGTTCGTTGGCGATGGCGGCGGGGTAGACGTTGGACAGCTTGCTGCGCGCGAGCCGCGGCTTGAGCGCGTCGAGCCGGTGCGCCGAGGTGTCGAAGGCATACAGGCGGCCGGTGTTGCGCATCGAAGCGCCGATCGCCAGCGTCTTGCCGCCCGCGCCCGCGCAGAAGTCGACCACCATCTCGCCGCGCTTCGCGTCGAGCAGCAAGGCCAGCAGCTGGGAGCCCTCGTCCTGCACCTCGATCGCGCCGCGCGCGAACGCGTCGAGCTTGTTGACCGCCGGCTTGCCCTCCAGCCGCAGGCCCCAGGGCGAATACGGCGTGGCCTGCGCCTGCAGGCCGGCCAGCTTCAGCTCCTTCTGCACGTCCTCGCGCTTGTCGGTGAGCGCGTTCACGCGCAGGTCCAGCGGCGCCGGCTCGTTCAGCGCCTCGACCAGCGCCCAGAAGCCGTCACCCACCTGCTGCTTCAGGGGCGCCACCAGCCACTCCGGCAGGTTGTGGCGATGGCGCTCCAGCAGGTCCTTCGTGTCGATCGCGTCGCACTGGTCGATCCATTCGCGCTCCTGCGGCGACAGCGCCGACTTGAGGAAGTCGCGGTCGCCGTGGAATCCGAGGATCGCCATGCGCCGCTCGCGCGGGCCCATGCCCGAAGGCGCGAAATGGTCGAACAGAAGCTTCTTGCGCAGCACCGTGTAGACGGTCTCGGCAAGCGTGGCGCGTTCGCGCGGCCCGAGCGAGCGGTTGTCGCGGAAGTAGCGCGACACGACCGCATCGGCGGGATGGTCGAATTTCAGGACGCGGCCCACCAGTTCGGCGGACGCATCCAGCAAGGCTTTCGGATGCATCAGAGCGTGGGCAGCAGCTGCGCGATGGCGCGCGGGTAGAGGATGTGTTCCTGCGTGAGCACGCGCGCGGCCAGCGCCTGCGGCGTGTCGCCGGGCAGCACCGGCACCGCCGCCTGGTCGAGGATGGGCCCGAAGTCCAGGTCCTGCGTGACCTGGTGGATGGTTGCGCCGGCGAACCGGCAGCCCGCCTCGATCGCGCGCTGGTGGGTGTGCAGGCCCGGGAACGCGGGCAGCAGCGACGGGTGGATATTGATGAGCCGGCCGCGGTAGCGATCGACGAACGCGGGCGTGAGGATGCGCATGAAGCCCGCCAGCACCACCAGCGACGGCCGGTGCGCGTCGATGCGCAAGGCCAGCTGCGCATCGAAAGCCTCGCGCGATTCGAATTGCTTGTGGTCGACCACTTCGGTGGCGATGCCGTTGTCGCGCGCGACCGCCAGGCCGCCGGCGTCGGGCCGGTTGCTGACCACCGCGGCCACCTGCGCATCCAGGGTCTTGCGCCAGTTGCCCTGCTGGGCCGCGCGGACGATGGCCGCCATGTTCGAGCCACCGCCCGAAATGAGGATCACAATGTTCTTCATCGAGGCCGGGATTATCCGTGGCGCGCACTTGTCACGGCCCGGACACCGGCAATAGCACGACCGTGCTAATAATTCGCCCGACCACTGGAGACATCCGCCATGGACCTGGCATTCACCCCCGAAGAACAGAAATTCCGCGAGGAGATCCGCGCCTGGGTGCGCGACGCCTTGCCCAAGGACATCTCGCACAAGGTGCACAACGCGCTGCACCTGACGCGCGACGATCACCAGCGCTGGGCGAAGATCCTCGGCAAGAAAGGCTGGCTGGGCTACGGCTGGCCCAAGGAATTCGGCGGCCCCGGCTGGACCGCGATCCAGAAGCACCTGTTCGAGGAAGAACTGGCGCTGGCCGGTGCGCCGCGCGTGGTGCCGTTCGGCCCCGTGATGGTCGCGCCCGTGATCATGGCTTTCGGTTCGCCCGAGCAGCAGAAGCGCTTTCTGCCCGGCATCGCCAGCGGCGAAGTGTGGTGGAGCCAGGGCTACAGCGAACCCGGCTCGGGCTCCGACCTGGCGTCGCTCAAGACGCGCGCCGAGCGCAAGGGCGACAAGTACATCGTCAACGGCCAGAAGACCTGGACCACGCTGGCGCAGCACGGCGACTGGATGTTCAACCTGGTGCGCACGTCGAACGAAGGCAAGCCGCAGACGGGCATCTCCTTCCTGCTCGTGGACATGAAGTCGCCCGGCGTCACGGTACGGCCGATCATCATGCTCGACGGCGGGCATGAGGTGAACGAAGTGTTCTTCGACAACGTCGAGGTGCCCGCCGAGAACCTCATCGGCGAGGAGAACAAGGGCTGGACCTACGCCAAGCACCTGCTCTCGCACGAGCGCACCAACATCGCCGACGTGAACCGCGCCAAGCGCGAACTCGAGCGGGTCAAGCGCATCGCGAAAGCCGAGGGCGTGTACGACGACACGCGCTTCCGCGACGAGATCGCCAAGCTCGAAGTCGACATCGTCGCCCTCGAGATGCTCGTGCTGCGCGTCCTGTCCGCCGAGAAGTCGGGCAAGAACTCGCTGGACATCGCGGGCCTGCTCAAGATCAAGGGCAGCGAGATCCAGCAGCGCTATTCCGAATTGATGATGCTCGCCGCGGGCCCGTACTCGCTGCCCTTCATCCAGGAAGCCATGGAAGCCGGCTGGCAGGGCGAGTACGTGGGCGCGGCCCACGCCGCGCCGCTGGCCGCCACCTACTTCAACATGCGCAAGACCACCATCTACGGCGGCTCGAACGAAGTGCAACGCAACATCGTCGCGCAGACGGTGCTGGGCTGAGGAGAGGCAAATGGATTTCGAATTCAGCGACGAACAGCAGCAACTGCGTGACGCCGTGCGCAAGTGGGTGGACCGCGGCTACGACTTCGAGAAGCGCCGCGGCATCGTGCGCGCGGGTGGCTTCGACAAGGCCGTGTACGGCCAGCTCGCCGAGCTGGGCCTGACGGGCCTGTATGTCCCCGACGACTTCGGCGGCATGGCCATGGGCCCGGTCGAAGGCATGGTGGTGATGGAAGAACTCGGCCGCGGCATCGTGATGGAGCCGGTGGCCCAGGCGCTCATCGCCGGCGCGACGCTGCAGGCCTACGCGCCGCAGGACGTGAAGGCGGCGTGGCTGCCGAAGATCGCCGGCGGCGAAGCCATCGTCGTGCTCGCGCACCACGAGCGCAAGGCACGCTGGAAGCTCGACGTGTGCGAGACGCGCGCCGAGAAGGCGGGCAGCGGCTGGCGGCTCACGGGCGAGAAGAGCGTGGTCCCGTTCGCCGACAAGGCCGATGCCTTCCTGGTCCCCGCGGTCGCCGACGGCAAGCTCGCCCTCTTCCTCGTCGAGAAGGGCGCGGCCGCCACGCGCGGCTACGTCACGCAGGACGGCAGCCGTGCCGGCGAGGTGAAGCTGAAGGACGCAGCGGCCACGCTCGTCACGCAAGATGGCCTGGCCGCGCTGGAGTACGCGGTCGACGTCGGCATCGCCGCCGCCTGCGCCGAAGGCGTGGGCGCCATGGACAAGACCATGGAACTGACGGTCGAGTACCTGAACACGCGCAAGCAGTTCGGCGTGACGCTCGCCACCTTCCAGGCGCTGCGCCACCGCGTCGCCGACATGAAGATGCAGCAGGAGCTCGCGCGCTCCATGAGCTACTACGCGACGCTGAAGCTCAACGCCCCGGCCGACGAGCGCCGCCGCGCGCTGTCACGCGCGAAGTACCAGCTGGGCGTCTCCATGCGCTTCATCGGCCAGCAGTCGGTGCAGATGCACGGCGGCATCGGCGTCACCGACGAGTACGCGGGCAGCCACTACTTCAAGAAGCTCACGCAGCTGGAGATGACCTTCGGCGACACATTGCACCACCTGGGCGAGGTTTCCGCGCGCATGCAAGACACCGCCGGCGTCTTCGCCTGAACGTCAAGGCGCGGGCCGCTGCGCGAAGAAGGTGTGCTCGGCGCCCGCGCGCGTGAAGGTCGTGGCCTCGGTCTGCGCGTCGCGGATGCAGCGCAGGGCCACTTTGACGCCGGCCTTCACGGCCAGCGAGCGCACGGGCCGGCCCCACTGGTAGCGGCGCACCACCACGACGTGGTCGGCGCCCTGGAAGCCCGGCAGGTCGGCGTGCGAGATCAACAGGTCCTCGAACAGCAGCCTGCCTTCGGCGCCCTCGCCGTCGCGCCACTGCAGCAGGCGCGACACCTGCGAATTCAGCGCCGTGCGATGCCGGTTCACTTCCGCGACGTCGATGCGGCCGTCGCGGTTGTCGTCGAAGCCGGTGAGCGCCGCCACGGGCACGGCGACCACCACGTACGCGGAGTCGCCCACCAGCCGCACCGCCCCCTGCCCGGCGGGCATCAGGTGCGCCGCCGCCGGGCGCGCCAGCGCCAGCATCAGTAACAGGACAGTCCAGAACCTGTTCACGGCTGCAGCGTGCCGTTGTACGAGGGCGTGCCCATCACGCAGCGCTGGATGTAGGGGTAGCCGTCGGTGATGTAGTAGTGGTAGATGCCGTTGGGGAACTCCGGCGTCACGCCATACCGCCCGTTGCACTGGTCGAGGTCGCCCAGCCCCAGCACGTACTCGTAGTCCTGCGTGAACGTGCCCATGGGCACCATCGCGGTGGACGGCCGCCCCGGGTTGGGCGTGGTCTTCTTGCGGTAGCTGGAGCTCATGACCTTCACGCCGCTCGACGCGTTGGTGGCCGTCTGGAAGCCGTAGCGCGCATAGATCGGGAAGCCGTCCGCCGCGAAGCCCACCAGCGTCATCGTCGACGTGCCCTTGCCCAGGCGCGTGATGTAGTTCTCCGGCATGCCGTGGTAGTGGTACGCGCCGTCGGGCTGCACGTGCGCGTTGTTGCTGTCCACGCCGAAGGGGAAGTAGGTCTGGTTCAGTGCCTCGATCCGCCACACGCCGGCGTTCTGGTAGCTCTCGGCCGTCGCGGGGTCGAACGGCACGCTGTTGTTCGCGTAGCCGATCTTGTGCTGCATCACCGTCGCCGCGCCGTTGGAGACCGGCGTCAGCGTATGGCTGTACTGCACGTTCACGGAGCCGATGCTGTTCGGGTTGCCGGCGTTGGGGAACGCGCCGACCGCATGGTCCGGCACGCCGTTGCCGGAGATCATGCGAAGGGTGGCGGAACACGTGATGTTGACCGTGCTGGTGATGTGGATCGTCGGGTTGGTGACGCTCTGGCTGAACGAGCAATAGACCGCGGCCGTGGAGTTGGCGGCCAGCGGCGTGACGCTGACGATGCCGGATGCGGCGCCCGTCCCCGCCGAATTGGTCGCCTTCACCGAACAGGAATACGACGTGGCGTTGGTCATGCCCAGGACGCCGACCGGGCTCGCCGCGCCTGTCCCCGTGCGCGCGACGCTGCCGCCGGTGCACGTGACCGTGTAGCCCGTGATCGCCGCGCCGCCGTCGGATGCCGGCGCCGTGAAGGCGATGCTGGCCGTGCCGTCGCCCGCGGTGGCCGTGCCAATCGTCGGCGCGCCGGGGACCGACACCGACGTGGTGAACGTCGTGTCGTTCACGCCGACCAGCGTCCTCGCCGCCGCGGTGTCGGTCGACGTCACCGCGGCGGCGATGGCCGCGCCGCGCGTGATGTTGTCGTTGGAGGTGTTGAAGTTCAGGCCCTGCTGCACGGCGAAGTACAGGCCCACCGAGTACTTGTTGTCGAGCAGGTTCGCGACCCAGCCCCAGGTTGCGTCGCCCTTGAAGGTGTGCGCCGAGCCCAGCATGCGTCGGATCAGGCTCCCGCGTGTCTCGTTCCCGTTGGCGAGCTCGCCGGCCCAGAAGTTCACGTCGGCGTCGGGCGGCGCGGTCGCGCCCGAGCGGCCCAGCACGTTGCTGTAGATGATCCGCACGAAGTCGGCGTTGGTCATCGTGGCGCTGTAGCCGGTGACCGAGGAGAACTGCACCGCCGCGCCGTAGAAGTTGTCGGCGATGGTGTCGATGGACATGCCCGCCTTGAACTGGTCGATCCAGTACGACAGGCCGTCGGCGTCGGGCACGCGGTTGAAGAAGGCGACGTACAGCTCGATCAGCAACTGCAGGTCGGCGGTCGCAAGGGTCTGCGACTTGTCGCCGATCGCCAGGTTGACGCTGTAGTCCGTGAAATTCAGCGAGCTGGCACCGGTGATGGTGTTCGTACCCTCCGTGCCGACGTTGTCCTTCACCACGAAGCCGGCGCTGGTGCGAGTGAGCGTGTAATTCGTGCGGTTGCCCGAGAAGGTGACGACGCCGTTCAAGGGTGTCGTCGAGGGCGCCCGGGGCGATTGCGCCACGAGCCCGTCGCCGCCGCCGCACCCGGCCAGGGCCAGGCACGCGATGAACGTGCTCCTGCGGATTGCATCCATGTCCCTCTCCTCAAGACTTTGGTACAAAGCCCGAAGGAATTCTGCTGCAACTCCTTCCCGAGAGAAATACCCCGCCCAGAGGAGCATCCATGACATCCCGCCGGCTATTCCTTGCATTCGCCGCCGCCCTGCTCGCGGCGTGCGCCACCGCCCCCGCCCCGCAGGCGGTCCCGCCCATCGTCTTCGTGCACGGGCACGGCGACCAGGCTTCGCAATGGCAGTCCACGATCTGGCGCTTCGAATCCAACGGCTGGCCGCGCGAGCGCCTGCACGCCATCGAGATGCCCTACCCGCTGGCGCGTGACGACGACTTGAAGGAGCAGCCGGGACGCAGTTCGACGGGCGAACACATGGCCTACCTGAAGTCCGAGGTGGAGAAGGTCATGGCGCGCACCGGCGCGCCGAAAGTCGTGCTGTTCGCCAGTTCGCGCGGGGGCAACGCCGTGCGCGACTACATCCAGAATGGCGGCGGCGAACGCACGGTGAGCCATGCCATCCTGGGCGGCACGCCGAACCACGGCGTGTGGGCCGTGACGATCGACGGCCTGCCGGATTCGAGCGAGTTTGCCGGGCACGGTCCCTTCCTCACCGCCCTGAACAAGCCGAAGAACGCCGCTGGCGACGAAGTCTCCGGGCCGGTGAAGTGGATGACGATCCGCTCGGACAGCAACGACAAGTTTGCACAGCCCGACGGGCTGTGGGTCGGCAAGCGCGGTGTCGCGACCGGCGTGACGCCGGCGAGCCCCGAACTCAAGGGCGCCAAGAACGTGGTGATCCCGCGCATCGACCACCGCGAGACCGCTTTCTCGCCGCAGGCTTTCGCGGCAGCGTACGAGTTCATCACCGGCAAGGCGCCGCAAACCACCGCGCCCGTGCCCGAGAACACCGTCGTGCTCAGGGGCCGCGTGACCGGCCTGGGCGTGTCGTCGACGGACCCGGCGTCCGGGAACTCGCAGAACAACCTGCCGGTGCCCGGTGCGAAGCTGGAGATGTTCGTGATCGATCCCATCCTCGGCGAACGCAAGGGCGC carries:
- the purN gene encoding phosphoribosylglycinamide formyltransferase translates to MKNIVILISGGGSNMAAIVRAAQQGNWRKTLDAQVAAVVSNRPDAGGLAVARDNGIATEVVDHKQFESREAFDAQLALRIDAHRPSLVVLAGFMRILTPAFVDRYRGRLINIHPSLLPAFPGLHTHQRAIEAGCRFAGATIHQVTQDLDFGPILDQAAVPVLPGDTPQALAARVLTQEHILYPRAIAQLLPTL
- the trxB gene encoding thioredoxin-disulfide reductase; this translates as MPSTQHAKVLILGSGPAGYTAAVYAARANLSPMLVTGIAQGGQLMTTTDVDNWPADAMGVQGPELMQRFLEHAERFKTQIVFDHINAVDFSKRPFTLKGDSGEYTCDSLIIATGASAKYLGLPSEQAFMGKGVSGCATCDGFFYRGQVTCVIGGGNTAVEEALYLSNIASKVYLVHRRDKFRAEPILIDKVMDKVKEGKIELKLFKTLDEVLGDKTGVTGIRLKDANTGTTEDLQLQGCFIAIGHSPNTDIFKGQLEMKDGYIITKSGLSGMATMTSVPGVFAAGDVQDHVYRQAITSAGTGCMAALDAQRFLEQQG
- a CDS encoding acyl-CoA dehydrogenase family protein, with translation MDLAFTPEEQKFREEIRAWVRDALPKDISHKVHNALHLTRDDHQRWAKILGKKGWLGYGWPKEFGGPGWTAIQKHLFEEELALAGAPRVVPFGPVMVAPVIMAFGSPEQQKRFLPGIASGEVWWSQGYSEPGSGSDLASLKTRAERKGDKYIVNGQKTWTTLAQHGDWMFNLVRTSNEGKPQTGISFLLVDMKSPGVTVRPIIMLDGGHEVNEVFFDNVEVPAENLIGEENKGWTYAKHLLSHERTNIADVNRAKRELERVKRIAKAEGVYDDTRFRDEIAKLEVDIVALEMLVLRVLSAEKSGKNSLDIAGLLKIKGSEIQQRYSELMMLAAGPYSLPFIQEAMEAGWQGEYVGAAHAAPLAATYFNMRKTTIYGGSNEVQRNIVAQTVLG
- a CDS encoding DesA family fatty acid desaturase, coding for MMLPDWPVLAAAIDWLGNGLWNLTWWQVVLYTLATTHITIAAVTIFLHRAQAHRAMDLGPIPSHFFRFWLWLGTGMVTKEWVSIHRKHHAKCETEEDPHSPQTRGIETVLWRGAELYRDEAKNPETMAKFGHGTPNDWLERNLYSRYSWQGVGLMLLLDLALFGGVGAAVWAVQMLWIPITAAGVINGIGHYWGYRNFEAPDASTNISPWGILIGGEELHNNHHTYPTSAKFSVKSYEFDLGWVYIRAMEKLGWAKVKKVPPKLQLGEIKPVADEKTLEALIANRYEVMAAYAREMKRACKAEIAALKARRADSSGLKSVRRWMHRDEDRVPASARPQIQQARAAHPALDKMLAMREELRQMWLNTSQSREQLAVDLQAWCRRAEDSGVSHLQQFSMKLRMAHA
- a CDS encoding RsmB/NOP family class I SAM-dependent RNA methyltransferase — encoded protein: MHPKALLDASAELVGRVLKFDHPADAVVSRYFRDNRSLGPRERATLAETVYTVLRKKLLFDHFAPSGMGPRERRMAILGFHGDRDFLKSALSPQEREWIDQCDAIDTKDLLERHRHNLPEWLVAPLKQQVGDGFWALVEALNEPAPLDLRVNALTDKREDVQKELKLAGLQAQATPYSPWGLRLEGKPAVNKLDAFARGAIEVQDEGSQLLALLLDAKRGEMVVDFCAGAGGKTLAIGASMRNTGRLYAFDTSAHRLDALKPRLARSKLSNVYPAAIANERDERVKRLAGKIDRVIVDAPCSGLGTLRRNPDLKWRQSPQSVEEMTVKQAAILQSAARLLKPGGRLLYATCSVLPQENEAIAEAFTGANREFSPLAAGEVLSNLKVAQGSSLTSGGGDGQQYLRLWPHTRGTDGFFAALWVKN
- the rpmB gene encoding 50S ribosomal protein L28: MARVCEVTGKGPMVGNNVSHANNKTKRRFLPNLQYRRFWVETENRWVRLRVSSAALRLIDKNGIDSVLADMRARGQA
- a CDS encoding YHYH protein translates to MDAIRRSTFIACLALAGCGGGDGLVAQSPRAPSTTPLNGVVTFSGNRTNYTLTRTSAGFVVKDNVGTEGTNTITGASSLNFTDYSVNLAIGDKSQTLATADLQLLIELYVAFFNRVPDADGLSYWIDQFKAGMSIDTIADNFYGAAVQFSSVTGYSATMTNADFVRIIYSNVLGRSGATAPPDADVNFWAGELANGNETRGSLIRRMLGSAHTFKGDATWGWVANLLDNKYSVGLYFAVQQGLNFNTSNDNITRGAAIAAAVTSTDTAAARTLVGVNDTTFTTSVSVPGAPTIGTATAGDGTASIAFTAPASDGGAAITGYTVTCTGGSVARTGTGAASPVGVLGMTNATSYSCSVKATNSAGTGAASGIVSVTPLAANSTAAVYCSFSQSVTNPTIHITSTVNITCSATLRMISGNGVPDHAVGAFPNAGNPNSIGSVNVQYSHTLTPVSNGAATVMQHKIGYANNSVPFDPATAESYQNAGVWRIEALNQTYFPFGVDSNNAHVQPDGAYHYHGMPENYITRLGKGTSTMTLVGFAADGFPIYARYGFQTATNASSGVKVMSSSYRKKTTPNPGRPSTAMVPMGTFTQDYEYVLGLGDLDQCNGRYGVTPEFPNGIYHYYITDGYPYIQRCVMGTPSYNGTLQP
- the rpmG gene encoding 50S ribosomal protein L33, which encodes MASKGGREKIKLESTAGTGHFYTTSKNKKTMPEKMSIMKFDPKARKHVEYKETKLK
- a CDS encoding twin-arginine translocation pathway signal, whose amino-acid sequence is MTSRRLFLAFAAALLAACATAPAPQAVPPIVFVHGHGDQASQWQSTIWRFESNGWPRERLHAIEMPYPLARDDDLKEQPGRSSTGEHMAYLKSEVEKVMARTGAPKVVLFASSRGGNAVRDYIQNGGGERTVSHAILGGTPNHGVWAVTIDGLPDSSEFAGHGPFLTALNKPKNAAGDEVSGPVKWMTIRSDSNDKFAQPDGLWVGKRGVATGVTPASPELKGAKNVVIPRIDHRETAFSPQAFAAAYEFITGKAPQTTAPVPENTVVLRGRVTGLGVSSTDPASGNSQNNLPVPGAKLEMFVIDPILGERKGAAVYSKQVGADGTWGPFTAQPDARYEFAVTAPGYATLHVYRSPFPRSSDIVNLRLRRIADVDKNAPSIVILDRPRGFLDPVRDKMAFDGQTPPPGAVMGAGVASSTIKPTGIPRAVVAEFNGERVVGRSWPAAENHVSVLELTY
- a CDS encoding Crp/Fnr family transcriptional regulator, which gives rise to MSMLSNLELIRRVPLFALLTANQAEAVADAVVKRRFKRGEIIVEQGEKSNTLFIILTGRVRVVTSDKRGREVILATLNPGDYIGEMSLIDNEPHSATVRAEVQTDMLALGRAEFARCLPENSSMAYAIMKGLVQRLRQADRKIESLALMDVYGRVARALLEFASPDKDGQPTIRERISRQDIAKMVGASREMVSRVMKDLEDRGFIETREDGSMLIKDRLTTLG
- a CDS encoding acyl-CoA dehydrogenase family protein; amino-acid sequence: MDFEFSDEQQQLRDAVRKWVDRGYDFEKRRGIVRAGGFDKAVYGQLAELGLTGLYVPDDFGGMAMGPVEGMVVMEELGRGIVMEPVAQALIAGATLQAYAPQDVKAAWLPKIAGGEAIVVLAHHERKARWKLDVCETRAEKAGSGWRLTGEKSVVPFADKADAFLVPAVADGKLALFLVEKGAAATRGYVTQDGSRAGEVKLKDAAATLVTQDGLAALEYAVDVGIAAACAEGVGAMDKTMELTVEYLNTRKQFGVTLATFQALRHRVADMKMQQELARSMSYYATLKLNAPADERRRALSRAKYQLGVSMRFIGQQSVQMHGGIGVTDEYAGSHYFKKLTQLEMTFGDTLHHLGEVSARMQDTAGVFA